GCGCTCCTCATCCGGCCCTTGCCGAGGTGGTGCTCGCAGAGCGAGTACCCCACCAGCGTCGGCTGGCTGCACCGCCACCCGCGCCCGTTCACGCGGCTGCACCGCGAACCCTCCAGCAGCACCGCTGGGCCGCGCCGCTTcttggccccgccgccgctgctgccattGCTGCCGGCCTTCCCCTCGTCCTTCACGGGCACGGCCGCCACTGCTGCCGGCACCACCACTAGTTGCAGCGCGCCTCCGTTGCTCGTCACGCGTTCCTccaccttcgccgccgccgactccgaGTTAccaccgacgccgccgacgcATGCCACGCCGTCCTTCCAGTCCAAACTGTGATGGCCATTACTCACTGCACTGAATCTGCAAGTGCAAAACATACCGTTCGTACAAAGATTTCAACGCGCCGGCTATATAGAAAAATAACTGAAAGTAAACATGAACAGTAGGTGGCGCAACAAAATGTGCCAATGTGCAGTGTGCATCGGTCATGGACGTGCCCCCGAGTCGCTAGAGGCCAAGCAAGATTGATCACGCGCGGATACAACCAAAACCACTAGGCTGTGATCGACAAGTAGCGCTCCAAAGTGGCATGGCAAGCGAGCAAGCAACCGAGACGTGCGCATGGGCTACGGGAACAAAATCATGCGCGGGGTTGGGATCGTGGATGGGAGGACGTGCCTACAGGGATGCCTTGTCTGACTGCTGCAGGGGGGGTGGTGCACTAAAATAATTGGATCCATGTCTGGTGGTGTCTCTCATGGGTCAAGCTggcattgcatatttgcatcgCCCACTATATGAAACAGTAGAACGGAGAAGATCGAAAGGAAAAGAACCTAGCGtgctttcccttttcttttttcaccaGAAGATACTAGTATATATGTATCTATTGTATTGGTGCAGCCAAATTTGCAAAAGTTGCTAGTACTAGGAGCAGTATCTTTGTTCTGCAGTTGTTTAATCCGTACCTCCTGtggccaccaccatcatcagCTCCAAGTTCATGTTGTGCACCCATGCTCCTGCCGCAATCCACCACCACATTGTCCTCCTGCGCAGTTGAGCACCACAAAACACAACGGATTCAGCTAGATCTAGTCGCCTCCTCCACGAGTGCAACTTGTGCAAGAACCGGGACTGCAGAAAGAATCAAGAGGCACACACACACTACCTGCGGCAATGCCAGGCGCCTGGCCACCCCAGATTTGTGCGCGAGATCCGCGCCCGCATGCAGCAGCTTACCCGCCTCGCGatccccgccaccgccggggtCGAGCCACCCTCGGCTCCTCGCCGCATTCTGCGGCGTCTGCGGCGAGGTGGATGTGGTCGGATCTGAGCCCAGCTGCGGGGAGGGCTGCGGCCTCCGCCTGATCCTCATggatgagagagagggagatcgagagggagggaggagtgagagaggagagagagagagagggccgGAGGGGCGAGGGCAATGGTGGTggagatggccagatggggAGATTTGGGGAGGGTGCAAATTAAAGTGGGAGGGCTTTTGGTTCCGGCTTGCCTTTTATGCCTCCCCTTCATGCCTCGGCGTTTTTATTTATGGGCGACGCGGTAAGTTTAGAATAGTGGTAGATGGTGCAGTTTTCAGCACTGCCCGCTGTCTTGGCTTGGCTGGGCATGCACATGCCTGGCCTGCTGTGCGCCTTCCCTTCCGCTGCACCGGAGGGCGTCGCCTCGCCGTCCGATCTGGTGTAAGAAACTGCGCAGCGGCATGTGCGCCTGGAGCTCTGGACCTCTGGTGATGACTGTATGGGGATGTAAAAAAGCTGGTGAGATGTATAGGTTTTTGTATAACAGAAAGTACAGCGCGTGCTGGTTGAGGAACACGTCCGGGCAATGGGACAAAAGAACGCGTGAAATTGAGATCACACACGACCAAACAATATCGCTCGCCAAAtcatgagtttttttttaaagaaacgTTTCTTTGATGAAATGTTCTCTCCGGTTTTGCTTGGTTGATCATGGATTAAGATTAGAGAGGGGCCGTGGATCTTGAGGGGATCGAACAGTCAGATCAaaggcgggggcggcgacgagtCAGACGGAGCAGTGGCGAGAACTGGGGGAGCGAGCAGGGGAGGAAAGCAAAGCTCGGGCGCTGTCAGGGGGAGCATGTGTGGCCGACGCATCCAGCTTTTGGGCAGCATGGCgggggcaggaggaagaagccaATGAGATGCCCCTGCTGCGGGCGGGCACCGGACAGTTAGCAGCCCGTGTATAGATGACCGCCTCGTGGGCGTTTCCATGCCGGTGCTGGTGTTCGGGATCGGCCATTGCAACTGGATGCGGT
Above is a genomic segment from Setaria viridis chromosome 4, Setaria_viridis_v4.0, whole genome shotgun sequence containing:
- the LOC117851860 gene encoding uncharacterized protein, which codes for MRIRRRPQPSPQLGSDPTTSTSPQTPQNAARSRGWLDPGGGGDREAGKLLHAGADLAHKSGVARRLALPQEDNVVVDCGRSMGAQHELGADDGGGHRRFSAVSNGHHSLDWKDGVACVGGVGGNSESAAAKVEERVTSNGGALQLVVVPAAVAAVPVKDEGKAGSNGSSGGGAKKRRGPAVLLEGSRCSRVNGRGWRCSQPTLVGYSLCEHHLGKGRMRSAATAAAAARGRLGRTEHVARTIPAAVTVAAAPPPKAEAPSLPPC